In Lodderomyces elongisporus chromosome 1, complete sequence, a genomic segment contains:
- the mxr1 gene encoding Peptide methionine sulfoxide reductase, producing MTSTVSSSLITTSTSKIITLAAGCFWGVEKVFKNQFSGKGLIDIKVGYANGIPTVGNVNYEQVCSGNTNFVEAVQLSYEPSKLKIEDIYDVFFRMHDPTTVNSQGPDRGTQYRSAILTSDEEQNKLAWSLKEEFQKSWYPNHKIVTIIEPIKIWYDAEDYHQQYLEKNPGGYECSTHFLRTKPKV from the coding sequence ATGACATCTACCGTATCATCATCGTTGATCACGACATCCACGTCCAAAATAATCACCCTTGCAGCAGGCTGTTTTTGGGGTGTTGAGAAAGTATTCAAAAACCAATTCAGCGGTAAAGGATTGATTGATATCAAGGTCGGTTATGCCAACGGAATTCCAACTGTGGGAAATGTTAACTATGAGCAGGTTTGCTCAGGTAATACAAATTTTGTTGAAGCAGTACAATTATCGTATGAGCCACTGaagttgaaaattgaagataTCTACGATGTGTTTTTCAGAATGCATGATCCAACAACAGTGAACTCGCAAGGGCCAGATAGAGGCACGCAATATAGGTCAGCTATTTTGACATCAGacgaagaacaaaacaagctTGCATGGAGTCTAAAGGAGGAGTTCCAAAAAAGTTGGTACCCCAATCACAAGATTGTCACTATAATTGAACCAATTAAGATTTGGTATGACGCTGAGGATTATCACCAGCaatatttggaaaagaatcCAGGTGGATATGAATGTTCTACACACTTTTTGAGAACCAAGCCCAAGGTGTAA